The genome window CGAAATGCGCCGTAATTGCCTTTATGCGAGCCAACGTTTTTGCCATTGACGTATACGGTAGCTGCGGTGGTCGCACCATCAAAATGAATATAGATTTTTTTATTGTCAAATTGTTGATTTAAGGTAAACGTACGTTTGTATGTGCCAGTACCACGGTAATAATCTCCACCGCCATCCTGGCCATCTTTCGCATTCCAGGTGTGTGGCAGGCTAACATGTTGCCATTTGTTTGCTGGCAAGCTGTGGGCGATATCAGGTTTCGATTTGATGAATAGCCAATTATGATTGAGCGGTTGAATAACTCGTACTTGCTCCACATATGTTGGTTCTGCTATTGGTTCATAGCCGTTATCAAAAAAGAAGAAATAGAGAAACACAGCCAATACAATAGCGCTTAAGCCTGCGAGATACTTGTACATGGTAATACCTGAATTTAAAAATAATACCTTATATTTTCACAGCAAGCTTAACTCTGCCTGAAGTCACAAACTTAATGTCGTTTTTCACATGGAAGTTGTTTCTGCTATGAGCACAATACCACAGGGATGTCATCTGTTAGAGCAATGTACTGGCACAGGAAGTACGTAGGTAGGATAATCGAATTATCGAAAGAGCAATTGCCAGAGATATGATGGAGGAGCCCGTTGCAGTTTGCTTGCCTTTAAATAAAAGAAGAGAGCCGAAGCTCTCTCATTATAACTTGTTAATTTTGTTTTTAGGCAATAGATTTTTGCTGTTCAACGGTTAACGCGGAATCATTTTTTTGCCATAAATTTTCCATTTCCTCCAAAGATTTACCTTTGGTTTCAGGTACCAGTTTCCAGACAAATAACGCAGCCAACAAGCTCATTACGCCATAAATCCAGTAGGCAAAACCGTGATTAAATTGTTCAGTGAGATAACTATTATTATTCATCAATGGGAAACTCCACGATACAATATAATTGGTTATCCATTGTGCCGCTACGGCTATCGACATCGCCATGCTGCGGATTTTATTCGGAAATATTTCAGAGAGTAGCACCCAGCACACTGGACCCCAAGATAAAGAGAAACAGGCAACATAGACTAACATTGCAAGCAATACACCGGTGCCCATTGAGCCATTATAAAAACTAAAGCCAAGAGCAAACATAGCCGTGCCCATCCCTAGCGCGCCAAATATCATTAATGGTTTACGACCATATTTGTCAACGGTAAAAATGGCGACTAAAGTAAACACTACATTGACTGCACCAACCATAATGGTTTGCAGCATAGCCGCATTGGTGCCAGAACCCATGGTTTTGAAAATTTCTGGGGCGTAATAAAGCACCGCGTTAATGCCTATTAACTGTTGAAACATTGACAATAAGATGCCTATCACCACAACTAACATACCAAAAGAAAACAGCTTGCTTGAGGCGTGATGGTTAAACGACTGTTGAATTTGGTTAAATTCAATTTCAGCTTCAGCACTACCGTGAAGTTTTGCCAACGTTTGTTTTGCTTCCTTATTATGGCCTTTTAATGCATGCCAGCGAGGACTTTCAGGAACAGTGAATAAAAGAGTAAAAAAGATAGCGGCCGGGATCATTTCAGAAGCAAACATATAACGCCAGCCAACATTTTGGATCCAGCTGTCATCACCTTGCGAAGCAATTAAGTAGTTAACAAAATAGACCACAATGATACCCGTAACAATTGCCATTTGATTATAAGAAACCAAACGGCCGCGAATATTTGCCGGGGCAATTTCGGCAATATATAGCGGCGATAACATAGACGCCATGCCAACGCCAACACCACCTAAGATCCGATAAAAGATGAATTGTGGTAATGCTTGATGTGAAGCTTCACTGCCTATGGCATAAAAGCCTATTTCTGGAAACGCAGAGCCTAGGGCAGAAATAAAAAATAAAAAGGCACTAACAATAAGCATCTTCTTTCTACCAAAGCGCTGGCTCAGTGTTCCAGCGATGGCGCCACCAATAACACAGCCAATGAGTGCGCTAGATACCAAAGTACCAAGTAAAGAGTTGGACTCATATTCATCCAGCCCTAACGGAGCAATGAAATAAGCGTCAAGTGAACTTACTGTTCCAGAGATCACTGCAGTATCCCAACCAAAGAGCATACCACCAAGGGCGGCAACTAAGGTTAATAGGGTAATGTAGCTCGAACTTTGATTGTTTTGTTGATTTATCATCGTAGCAAAGTGAATCCATAAAAGTTATTTGAGCATATAGCTAACCTGATGGAGCTTAAACCAGCCTGAAATGATGATTCAGGCTTATTTAAGATTGGCTGACTATATTGGTGAAAATATAGTCTGTCATTGCTGGTATTAGCCAGTTCAGTGAATAAACCAGGAGTAATGTGATGGAACCAGTTTTTGAAAATGTGCAAACTAATGAAGGCAGTTCATTTAGTTGTTTTCGGGTTAAGTGTCACGATTTAAATGAAGACCATGACTGGCACTATCATCCGGAATATGAGCTTATCTGGATTATTCGCGGTGAGGGTACTCGATTTGTCGGTGATTGTGTTGAGCCCTATCAATCAGGAGATATGGTGTTAATAGGCCCCAATTTGCCGCATTGCTGGCAAAATTCATATTCCCAGTTCAGTAAAGATTCCGAATTATTGGTTATACAATTTAACTCGAGTTGCTTTGGCGCTGACTTTTTGCAATTACCTGAAGCTGGGTTAATCAGTCGTTTACTTATTAATGCGACAAAAGGCCTGTCAATTTCGGGAAAAACTGCGGTAAAAATATCTAAACAAATGAGCTTTTTGTACCAGCAACAAGGGATGAACAAGTTGCTGTCATTAATTAAAATACTTGATCAACTGGCGAGTTCTGATGAGCTTAAAGTATTAACTACGCCTGAATATGATTTACATTCGAATATTAATAATACTAATTTAAGACGTATAGAAAATATCTACAGTTATGTTAGAACCAACCTTGGTGAAGACATCAATCAGACAGAGATAGCAGGGATCGTTGGTTTAACCACACAAGGATTTAGTCGGTTCTTTAAAAAATATACCGGCCTGACTTTTGTTAAATTTGTCAATATATTAAGAATTAACGAGGCTTGCCGATTACTGGTAAGAGAAAACTTTGATGTTACTCAAATTGCTTATATGTGTGGCTATCAAAACATTTCAAATTTTAATCGTCGTTTTCAGGAAATAAAAGGTTCAACGCCAAGTGATTTTCGAAATGGCTATCGACAAGGCGTGCAACCAATACAGCTAAAAGCTGGTTAATTATATAGCCAGTAACGAAACATAGGTTGTAGAAAAACGGTACTTCTAACAAGTACCATTTTTTTACCTAAATATCAGGCGTTTAATAACAATACTAGTAATTCTTTCGGCCCATGCGCACCATAAGCTAGTGTTTGCTGAATATCAGCCGTTTTTGAAGGGCCAGAGATTAATATCGCGTTAGTCGGTAGATTATCTTGCCACTGTTGCTCGCGGATCAATGATGAAAAATTTGCATAAAGCTGCTCAGCATCGACAATCACCATATGCACAGGGGGAACAAGCGATAAACTTCTGGGCTCAGTTTCTGTTGGCCATAACACGATAGAGCCAGTTGCAGCAATTGCTGCGCGTGAGCTGGTGATCCCTGCAGGCGTTTGATTAAATAGTTTTTCTTTGTTTTCAGCCAGATTAAAGTCAAAAACTTCGGCGTGAATATAACTATCTAGCTCTGCCATTTGCGCCGAATGTGGTGCTTGCATGCCGTATAGCAATGTTCTAATGCCACGTTGTTTTAGTTGTTCACTCACTACTTGCGGGATCTGCTGTTTTTCCAGCTTGATCACTTGCGCATGGTTCGCTTCAAGGTGACCGATAAATTGCTCTACTTGTTGAGTTTTTGACAATTGCTGATACTGATAACTCAGTTCCTCTGGCAGCTTGTCATAATCAGCACCGGCAACTTCTTTTTTAAGTTTATTGATAATGCTGCTCCTGGCGGCATTACTTTTAATTTGGTAATCAGTCGACATTATTTGCCTCCAATGTTTTGTGTCGCAATAGTATTTTGCTGCTGAGCACTGCGAGTTTTATTGCGGGCTTTTATTTTTTCGTGCAACGTTTTTGGCGCCAGTTTAGGCGCGGTGCGCACACTGGTCCATACTCCTACTTTCTTTGGCATCAATTTTCTCAAACGAGTGGCAAACCACATCGAGGTATTGTAGATGAGTGCGTACTTGTGCATTAAGCTCCAACCCTGCCAAATTACCGCTTCGATTTTCTTGCGACCACTACCTTCACCTTTCATCACTGTCGTTTCATCGTTCGCCGGTTTTACACTTTCTTTGCGCAATCGTAGTAACAGTTTAGGGATCGGTATCTTTACCGGGCATACTTCTCCACAGGCACCACAAAGGGAAGAGGCTGTGGGTAAATTGTTGGTGGCTTCAAGGCCTAACATATGCGGTGAGATTATTTTACCAATAGGTCCGGGATATACCGTACCGTATGCATGACCACCAATACGAGTATAAACAGGACAATGGTTCATACAGGCTCCACAACGTATACACTGTAAGGTTTGGCGCAGTTCTTCATCGGCAAAGGCCTGACTACGGCCATTATCTAACAACACCAGATGAACTTCTTGTGGTCCATCTTTTTCATCATTTTGCCGTGGATGGGAAATCATGTTGAAGTAAGTGGAGATAAGTTGTCCGGTAGCGCTGCGAGTCAATAAGCTTAACAAAGGCGGCACGTCATCGAGAAATTCAACCACTTTTTCAATGCCGGTAATCGCGATATGCAAATCGGGTACTGTGGTGCACATTCTGCCGTTACCTTCGTTTTCCACTAAACAAAGAGTACCAGTTTCTGCTACAGCAAAGTTAACCCCAGTAATACCAACATCGGCATTACAGAATTTTTCACGCAATACTCTGCGACCTTCACCGATTAACGCATCAACATCGGTAGTGTGCTTGAAACCTTCGATGTTATCGGCAAACAGATCGGCTACTTGTTTTTTGTTTTGGTGGATCGCTGGCATGATGATGTGAGACGGATGCTCATTGGCAAGTTGTACGATATATTCGCCCATATCCGACTCTAAACACTCGATATCACGCTCTTCAAGGTAGTCATTCAGCGCGGTTTCTTCCGATACCATAGACTTACCTTTGACTACTGTTTTGCCATTTTTTTCAGTAATCAACTGGGCAATAATATCATTGGCATCGGTAATGGTTTCGGCCCAGTGCACCTGGATGCCATTGGCTTGTAAATTCTCTTCTAGTTGCTCAAGTAAATGCGGCAGTTTCAATAAACAGCGTTGTTTAATTAATTTGCATTGTTCACGCAAGGTTTCGAGTTCATCACCGTCAACAAAGGCTTTTGTACGTTTGTCCATGAGATAATCCATGGCACCGCGAAAATTATCTCTTAATTCATCATTGCCAAGATCCCTGCTAACATTGTCACGAAAGGCACGTGCTGAAGCTGCATACTTACTTTCATTTGGATCAAATTGCTCTGCAGCCATCATTACTCTCCTTGTTCACTAGCGTGGTTTTGAGTACGTTTTAGCAAATAACTGGCGATATGTTCGCCGCGAAGTGACTGTTTCTGATATTCGAGCGCGCCATTAATGTTCATCATACAACCCCAGTCAGCGCTGATGAATCTGACCACATCGGCATTGACCAAGTTTTTCGTTTTGTCCTTGACCATAGCACCTGAAATATCGCCATGTTTAACTGAAAACGTACCGCCAAAACCGCAACATTCACTTTCATAGTTGTGGTTGATCAGTTCAACATTATCGAGTTGGTCAATTAACGCTCGTCCGGTAATGTGCACGCCCATCTCTCTTCGAGCTGCACAAGAGGTATGCAGGGCCACTTTTTCA of Thalassotalea fonticola contains these proteins:
- the xylE gene encoding D-xylose transporter XylE, with amino-acid sequence MINQQNNQSSSYITLLTLVAALGGMLFGWDTAVISGTVSSLDAYFIAPLGLDEYESNSLLGTLVSSALIGCVIGGAIAGTLSQRFGRKKMLIVSAFLFFISALGSAFPEIGFYAIGSEASHQALPQFIFYRILGGVGVGMASMLSPLYIAEIAPANIRGRLVSYNQMAIVTGIIVVYFVNYLIASQGDDSWIQNVGWRYMFASEMIPAAIFFTLLFTVPESPRWHALKGHNKEAKQTLAKLHGSAEAEIEFNQIQQSFNHHASSKLFSFGMLVVVIGILLSMFQQLIGINAVLYYAPEIFKTMGSGTNAAMLQTIMVGAVNVVFTLVAIFTVDKYGRKPLMIFGALGMGTAMFALGFSFYNGSMGTGVLLAMLVYVACFSLSWGPVCWVLLSEIFPNKIRSMAMSIAVAAQWITNYIVSWSFPLMNNNSYLTEQFNHGFAYWIYGVMSLLAALFVWKLVPETKGKSLEEMENLWQKNDSALTVEQQKSIA
- a CDS encoding AraC family transcriptional regulator; the protein is MEPVFENVQTNEGSSFSCFRVKCHDLNEDHDWHYHPEYELIWIIRGEGTRFVGDCVEPYQSGDMVLIGPNLPHCWQNSYSQFSKDSELLVIQFNSSCFGADFLQLPEAGLISRLLINATKGLSISGKTAVKISKQMSFLYQQQGMNKLLSLIKILDQLASSDELKVLTTPEYDLHSNINNTNLRRIENIYSYVRTNLGEDINQTEIAGIVGLTTQGFSRFFKKYTGLTFVKFVNILRINEACRLLVRENFDVTQIAYMCGYQNISNFNRRFQEIKGSTPSDFRNGYRQGVQPIQLKAG
- a CDS encoding LutC/YkgG family protein, which translates into the protein MSTDYQIKSNAARSSIINKLKKEVAGADYDKLPEELSYQYQQLSKTQQVEQFIGHLEANHAQVIKLEKQQIPQVVSEQLKQRGIRTLLYGMQAPHSAQMAELDSYIHAEVFDFNLAENKEKLFNQTPAGITSSRAAIAATGSIVLWPTETEPRSLSLVPPVHMVIVDAEQLYANFSSLIREQQWQDNLPTNAILISGPSKTADIQQTLAYGAHGPKELLVLLLNA
- a CDS encoding LutB/LldF family L-lactate oxidation iron-sulfur protein, with product MAAEQFDPNESKYAASARAFRDNVSRDLGNDELRDNFRGAMDYLMDKRTKAFVDGDELETLREQCKLIKQRCLLKLPHLLEQLEENLQANGIQVHWAETITDANDIIAQLITEKNGKTVVKGKSMVSEETALNDYLEERDIECLESDMGEYIVQLANEHPSHIIMPAIHQNKKQVADLFADNIEGFKHTTDVDALIGEGRRVLREKFCNADVGITGVNFAVAETGTLCLVENEGNGRMCTTVPDLHIAITGIEKVVEFLDDVPPLLSLLTRSATGQLISTYFNMISHPRQNDEKDGPQEVHLVLLDNGRSQAFADEELRQTLQCIRCGACMNHCPVYTRIGGHAYGTVYPGPIGKIISPHMLGLEATNNLPTASSLCGACGEVCPVKIPIPKLLLRLRKESVKPANDETTVMKGEGSGRKKIEAVIWQGWSLMHKYALIYNTSMWFATRLRKLMPKKVGVWTSVRTAPKLAPKTLHEKIKARNKTRSAQQQNTIATQNIGGK